In Paludibaculum fermentans, the genomic stretch GTGTTCTTCTCGGTCAGCCCCAGCGCATCGACAAATCCGGAGATCAACACCACCGGGGTCTGGGGTTTTTCCGCGCGCAATTGCACGATGAGCTCCACCCCATTTGTCTCCGGCATCTTGTAGTCCGTGACCACCAGGTCGTAAGTGCCGCTCCGAAACATTTCCAGCGCTTTCCGTGCGTCGGGAGCCCCATCCGTGGCATAGCCCAGTTCCTGCAGGACCGTACTTCGAGCCATCAATCCGGCGCGATTGTCATCCACCAGGAGGATCCGTGCCGAGGGCACTAAACTTGACTTGGAACGAGCTGCCATTACGAGAAACCTTGCCGAAGGTAGCAAAGCGGAA encodes the following:
- a CDS encoding response regulator, whose translation is MAARSKSSLVPSARILLVDDNRAGLMARSTVLQELGYATDGAPDARKALEMFRSGTYDLVVTDYKMPETNGVELIVQLRAEKPQTPVVLISGFVDALGLTEKNTGANVVIMKSANEVQHLIRAANRLLKIPRKPMTEERPALRVRTRKAGS